The DNA sequence AACTGTCTCTCTCACTCTTGCCTCCTACTTACTACCTTACCCCCTTATACCTACCGAACTTCACGAACTTTTCCCACTACACCTATTTTTCCCTCGCGGGGACGAAATTCCTAAATATCCCCTTGTTTCTTTGTTAAATCGCCCCCCGCCGCGCATACGGAACGACAAAAATGTCCCGCTTCACCCGCAGCGCCAAAAGggccctcccccccctcgcgCTGCTGGCCACCACCTCGGGCGCACTGTATTACATGTACCGACCTCGCAACATCCCTGGCTACGAAGGCCCCGTCGTGCCACCCCCCATCTTCGGCGCAGACGGCACGTTCAAGCTCCCCCGTTTTCCAAAACTAAAGTCCAGGCTGGAGCAGATCAACGACCTCAAGCGATCCAACACGGAAGAAGAGTATGACATTCTCGTCATTGGCGCGGGAGCCACCGGGTCAGGCGTGGCTCTTGATGCCGCGACCCGAGGGTTAAAagtggctgttgttgaaagGGATGATTTTTCCTCGGGGACGAGCTCGAAGAGTACAAAGCTTGTTCATGGCGGGGTGAGGTATCTGGAGAAGGCGGTTTGGAATCTGGACTGGGCGCAGTATGAGCTTGTCAGGGAggcgttgaaggagaggacgTATTTTTTGCAGACGGCGCCGCATTTGAGCATGTGGTTGCCGATTATGCTGCCGTTGGACAGGTGGTGGAAGGTGCCTTACTATTGGGCGGGGACCAAGTTTTATGATTTTTTGGCGGGGAGTGAGGGGATTGAGAGTAGTTATTTTTTGACGAGGTCGAAGGCTATTGATGCTTTTCCGATGTTGAAGCaggaggggttgattggGGCGTTGGTTTATTATGATGGGGCGCATAATGATAGTAGGATGAATGTGAGTATCGGGGTTACGGCTGGGTTGTATGGGGCGACGGTGGTGAACCATttggaggtgaaggggttgttgaagggggaggatgggaggttgacgggggcggaggtggtggataatattggggagagggatgggaagCAAGGGGAGAGGTTTAATATTAGGGCCAAGTGTGTTATCAACTGTACGGGGCCGTTTACGGATGGGATAAGGAAGATGGATGATCCTGGGTGTAAGGAGATTGTGGCGCCGGCGTCGGGGGTGCATATCATCTTGCCGGGGTATTATTCGccggggaagatggggttgATTGATCCGTCGACGTCGGACGGGAGGGTTATTTTCTTCTTGCCGTGGCAGGGGAATACGATTGCTGGAACGACGGACGAGCCGGCGCAGATTACCAAGGATCCGTTGCCGGATGAAAAGTCGATTCAGTGGATTTTGAACGAGGTTAGTCATTACCTCTCGCCGGATATCAatgtgaggaggggggatgtttTGGCTGCTTGGTCTGGGCTGAGGCCGTTGGTGAAGGACCCCAAGGCGAAGAACACGGAGTCGCTGGTGAGGAATCATCTCATTGACATCAGTGAGAGCGGGCTTGTGACTTGCGCCGGCGGAAAGTGGACGACATATCGACAGATGGCCGAGGAGTGTGTGGACGCGGCGATCAGGGAATTTGGGCTGAAGCCAAAGCCTATCACGAACCCCCCGATGATCAGCGGGACGGAGCATGTCACAGATGATGCTACACTTGATGGGACTTGCCAGACTCACCGGGTGAGGCTCGTTGGTGCCCACGGCTGGTCACGAACATTGTTCATCCACTTGATTCAGCACTTTGGCGTCGAAACAGAGGTGGCCAAGCACCTGACGGAAAGCTATGGTGACAGAGCCTGGACAGTCGCTTCGCTGTGCCGACCGACGGACAAGAGATTCCCGGCGAGGGGAGAAAGGATCTCACAGTTGTATCCTTTTGTGGATGGCGAGGTGAGGTACGCTGTTCGTCACGAGTTTGCGCAGACGGCGGTGGATgtgctggcgaggaggatgaggctggCCTTCTTGAACGCTCAAGCTTCACTGGAGGCGCTGCCGAAGATCATTGACATCATGGCTGATGAACTGGGGTGgagcaagaagagaatgGATCTTGAATGGAGAGAGA is a window from the Podospora pseudocomata strain CBS 415.72m chromosome 6, whole genome shotgun sequence genome containing:
- the GUT2 gene encoding mitochondrial glycerol-3-phosphate dehydrogenase (EggNog:ENOG503NU42; COG:C), coding for MSRFTRSAKRALPPLALLATTSGALYYMYRPRNIPGYEGPVVPPPIFGADGTFKLPRFPKLKSRLEQINDLKRSNTEEEYDILVIGAGATGSGVALDAATRGLKVAVVERDDFSSGTSSKSTKLVHGGVRYLEKAVWNLDWAQYELVREALKERTYFLQTAPHLSMWLPIMLPLDRWWKVPYYWAGTKFYDFLAGSEGIESSYFLTRSKAIDAFPMLKQEGLIGALVYYDGAHNDSRMNVSIGVTAGLYGATVVNHLEVKGLLKGEDGRLTGAEVVDNIGERDGKQGERFNIRAKCVINCTGPFTDGIRKMDDPGCKEIVAPASGVHIILPGYYSPGKMGLIDPSTSDGRVIFFLPWQGNTIAGTTDEPAQITKDPLPDEKSIQWILNEVSHYLSPDINVRRGDVLAAWSGLRPLVKDPKAKNTESLVRNHLIDISESGLVTCAGGKWTTYRQMAEECVDAAIREFGLKPKPITNPPMISGTEHVTDDATLDGTCQTHRVRLVGAHGWSRTLFIHLIQHFGVETEVAKHLTESYGDRAWTVASLCRPTDKRFPARGERISQLYPFVDGEVRYAVRHEFAQTAVDVLARRMRLAFLNAQASLEALPKIIDIMADELGWSKKRMDLEWRETVKFLESMGLPQPLLSATRKQVEQGKIDFKSLLEWRMYSRHDKPGPEGDNQ